From Papilio machaon chromosome 2, ilPapMach1.1, whole genome shotgun sequence, the proteins below share one genomic window:
- the LOC106717630 gene encoding cytochrome P450 4C1 produces MIYYLILICVALIIIHILLNYNQKAIMLRKIPGFKDTFIIGNVLEICLPPVQLFSSVRQLAKEKNGIYRFWSFPIASVNIYNPEDIEVILSSMKYHEKSHAYEFLKPWLRDGLLLSSGSKWQKRRKILTPAFHFNILGRYHASIVENTMRLVAKLDKAVGISVDIIPFMSDCTLNSICESIMGTKLKDDTLGKSYKNAIYELGPVLVKRFITPHLYIDFIFKLSTLGKIHKKALGIIHNFTRRIINDRKKYVTENGINFFEAVEGRDDEYIMMYAKKKRTAMLDLLILAQQEGLINTIGIEEEVDTFMFEGHDTTAAGLSYCLMLLANHPYIQDKVFIEQREIFGDTKRTATLKDLNAMHYLDRCIKESFRLYPPVPFISRWMNESVKLSNYTVPAGTSCNIHIYDLHRNELLYPNPSLFDPDRFLPENVAKRHHYAYIPFSAGPRNCIGQKFAMMVMKSIVSGIIRNFELHPVTTCSDLRFQIDLILRNSEPVYIKFTKR; encoded by the exons atgatttattatttaatactaatatgtGTTGCGTTgataattatacatatattattaaactataatCAAAAAGCAATCATGCTACGGAAAATTCCTGGATTTAAAGACACATTTATAATTGGAAACGTTTTAGAAATTTGTCTACCACcag TGCAACTTTTTTCCTCGGTACGACAGttagcaaaagaaaaaaatggaattTATAGATTTTGGAGCTTTCCTATTGCGTCTGTTAACATTTACAATCCTGAAGATATTGAG GTTATTCTTTCCAGTATGAAATATCATGAGAAAAGTCATGCTTATGAATTTCTGAAACCATGGTTGCGGGATGGTTTGTTATTAAGTTCTG GATCAAAATGGCAAAAGCGAAGAAAGATTCTAACGCCAGCTTTCCACTTCAATATATTGGGTAGGTATCATGCAAGCATTGTCGAAAATACAATGCGTTTGGTGGCGAAGCTTGACAAAGCAGTAGGCATCAGCGTTGACATCATACCATTTATGTCTGACTGTACTCTAAATAGTATTTGTG AATCAATAATGGGCACAAAACTTAAGGATGACACGTTAGGGAAAAGTTATAAGAACGCAATATATGAATTAGGACCTGTTTTGGTAAAGCGATTCATCACACCTCATttgtatatagattttatatttaagttgtCTACATTGGGAAAGATACATAAAAAGGCACTTGgtattattcataattttacacGTAGGATTATAAATgatcgaaaaaaatatgtaacagaGAATGgaataaatttctttgaaGCCGTGGAAGGTAGAGATGATGAATATATAATGATGTACGCTAAGAAAAAGAGGACAGCAATGTTAGACTTACTTATTTTAGCACAACAAGAGGGTCTGATCAACACAATTGGTATAGAGGAAGAAGTCGATACTTTCATGTTTGAG GGCCATGATACTACAGCAGCGGGGTTATCATACTGTCTGATGTTGTTGGCTAACCACCCATATATACag gACAAAGTATTTATAGAACAAAGGGAGATATTTGGTGACACTAAACGAACCGCAACTTTAAAGGATCTTAACGCGATGCATTACTTGGATCGCTGCATTAAGGAATCGTTCCGACTTTACCCGCCAGTACCTTTCATTAGcagatggatgaatgaatcggtaaaattaa GTAATTATACAGTACCAGCAGGAACTTCATGTAACATACACATATACGACTTACATCGCAATGAACTTTTGTATCCAAACCCGTCGTTGTTCGATCCGGACAGATTTTTGCCAGAAAATGTTGCCAAGCGTCATCATTACGCCTACATTCCTTTTAGTGCCGGTCCACGGAATTGTATTG GACAAAAATTTGCAATGATGGTAATGAAGTCAATAGTGTCCGGGATAATAAGAAACTTTGAATTACATCCAGTGACGACTTGTTCAGATCTCCGCTTCCAGATTGACTTAATACTGAGAAATTCTGAACCagtgtatattaaatttacaaagaga
- the LOC106717629 gene encoding cytochrome P450 4C1: protein MLWILLIFTTLLLALLVYYKFDKNDDFDKIPGPKGLFLLHNTLDFLEGPVFAFYYFRQLTQKYKQLFKLQIGNKKVVAIYNPEDAETILSDMKYITKGYPYKFIKPWMAEGLAISTGEKWAFRRKLLTPAFNFNILKIYKIILEENSRKLVENLQCEVGKSKTDVEHYLQNFTLNSICETAMGIKLDEESKDFAKAYKQGVFDLSNIAIVRTLKLWMHSDFIFSLTELGRKQKKTLLMMNQFRDRVIDMRRKTFKEDDVIITDEDITFKGKKRLAMLDLLLQAEKQGAIDADGIKEEVDTFMFGGHDTSATALQYALMIFANNFDAQERIIQEYNEFFPSLDQSISLNDLAKLKYLDCCVKECLRLYPSVPVILRNIKQSVKLKDNVMPAGTQCLILIYDLHRREDQFPNPDKFQPERFITDRPTWHPYAYVPFSAGPRNCIGQKFVLIEMKLAILAILRRYRLLPVTKPEDIVFTSDLMLRSTKPVYVKFEERI from the exons atGTTATGGATACTTTTGATTTTTACCACATTGTTACTAGCATtgcttgtttattataaattcgataaAAATGACGATTTCGATAAAATTCCTGGACCGaaaggattatttttattacacaacACTTTGGACTTCTTAGAGGGACCTG TGTTCGCGTTTTATTATTTCCGACAGttaacacaaaaatacaaacagctatttaaattacaaatcgggaataaaaaagttgttgCTATATACAATCCGGAAGATGCTGAG acaATTTTAAGtgatatgaaatatataaccaAAGGTTACCcgtacaaatttataaagccGTGGATGGCGGAAGGATTAGCAATAAGTACAG GAGAAAAATGGGCATTCAGAAGAAAGCTATTAACACccgcttttaattttaatatattaaagatttaCAAAATCATATTAGAAGAAAACAGTCGAAAATTAGTTGAAAATTTACAATGTGAAGTTGGTAAATCAAAAACCGACGTGGAACATTACTTGCAGAACTTCACGTTGAATTCGATTTGTG AAACCGCAATGGGTATCAAACTAGACGAAGAATCAAAAGATTTTGCGAAGGCGTACAAACAAGGAGTGTTCGACTTATCCAACATCGCCATTGTCAGGACTTTGAAACTTTGGATGCATTCAGATTTTATCTTTTCCCTAACCGAATTAGGTCGTAAGCAAAAGAAGACATTGCTTATGATGAATCAATTTCGTGATCGTGTTATTGATATGAGGAGAAAAACGTTTAAAGAAGACGATGTTATAATAACAGACGAAGATATTACTTTCAAAGGGAAAAAAAGATTAGCAATGTTGGATTTGCTGCTTCAGGCAGAAAAACAAGGGGCGATCGATGCGGACGGTATCAAAGAAGAAGTTGATACATTTATGTTCGGA GGTCACGATACTTCTGCGACTGCTCTGCAATACGCTTTGATGATATTTGCAAATAACTTTGATGCCCAG GAGCGTATTATTCAAGAGTATAATGAATTTTTTCCATCTTTGGATCAATCGATTTCTTTGAATGACCTTGCTAAATTGAAATATCTCGACTGTTGCGTCAAAGAATGCCTCAGATTATACCCCTCAGTGCCTGTTATTTTAAGGAATATTAAACAATCCGTAAAATTGA aggACAACGTGATGCCGGCTGGTACCCAGTGTCTAATCTTGATATACGACCTACACAGACGTGAGGATCAGTTCCCCAACCCAGACAAGTTCCAACCTGAAAGGTTCATAACTGACAGGCCCACTTGGCATCCGTACGCATACGTACCCTTTAGTGCTGGACCACGCAATTGTattg GTCAGAAATTCGTACTGATTGAAATGAAGCTGGCTATATTAGCTATACTAAGACGGTACCGGCTACTGCCAGTTACCAAACCTGAAGACATTGTCTTCACCTCTGATTTGATGCTCCGCTCTACAAAACCAGTCTATGTTAAGTTTGAGGAACGaatataa
- the LOC123721715 gene encoding cytochrome P450 4C1-like — protein sequence MLFFLFYIAAILFIVHILFNYNRKAALIRKIPGLKDHFIFGNGLQGFKSPVDLFRFGRELAKKHNGIYRFWSFPIGAVFIYNPDDVEIILTSMKYHEKSVIYKFLKPWLNDGLLLSGGSKWLDRRKILTPAFHFNILQRYLVSLKDSADRLVDTVNKVLNVEVDLVPIISECTLQSICESAMGTKLSDDSTGKSYKTAIHELGLLLVQRFVRIYLYADFLFNLSALAKRQNKYLSIVHNFTRNVIKERKKYIADNGIDLSNDSSNSTEDDSVNIYRKKRRTAMLDLLILAEKDGLIDNAGIEEEVDTFMFEGHDTTAAALTYCLMLIANHPDIQDKILAELNEIYGETNRAVTMEDLNEMRYLERCIKEAIRLYPPVPFISRKLNNNVQLSNYTVPAGTLCHIHIYDLHRLESLYPNPDKFDPDRFLPENVAKRHNYAYIPFSAGPRNCIGQKFAMMQMKTAVSAILRNFKLLPVTGCSDLQFQSDLILRNSKPVFVKFVKRG from the exons atgttatttttccttttttatattgccgcgattttatttattgtacatattctgttcaattataatagaaaagcAGCGTTGATTAGAAAAATACCTGGATTAAAAGATCATTTCATTTTTGGAAATGGTTTACAAGGATTTAAGTCACcag TGGATCTTTTTCGCTTCGGAAGAGAATTAGCAAAGAAACATAATGGCATATACAGATTCTGGTCCTTCCCAATTGGAGCTGTTTTCATTTACAATCCGGATGATGTCGAA ATTATTTTAACCAGCATGAAATATCACGAGAAAAGCgtaatatacaaatttttaaaaccctGGCTGAACGATGGACTGTTATTGAGTGGTG GATCAAAATGGTTGGATCGTAGGAAGATCCTGACGCCGGCTTTCcatttcaacattttacaGCGATACCTCGTAAGCTTAAAGGACAGTGCCGACCGCCTTGTGGACACTGTCAATAAAGTTCTTAATGTTGAAGTCGACTTGGTACCTATTATATCTGAATGCACACTTCAAAGTATTTGCG AATCCGCAATGGGAACAAAACTCAGCGACGATTCAACGGGCAAGTCTTACAAGACTGCAATTCACGAGTTAGGACTTTTATTAGTACAAAGATTTGTCAGAATTTACCTGTACGcagatttcttatttaatctATCTGCTCTAGCAAAACGTCAAAACAAATATCTTTCCATTGTTCATAACTTTACGcgtaatgttataaaagagagaaaaaaatacatagcgGATAATGGAATAGATTTATCAAACGATAGCAGTAATAGTACTGAAGATGattctgtaaatatttatagaaaaaaaagaagaacaGCGATGTTAGATTTGCTGATATTAGCTGAAAAAGATGGTTTAATTGATAATGCAGGCATCGAAGAGGAAGTGGATACGTTTATGTTTGAG GGTCATGACACAACTGCAGCTGCCTTAACATATTGTTTAATGCTAATCGCCAACCATCCTGACATACAG GATAAAATATTAGCAGAATTAAACGAGATATACGGTGAAACAAATCGAGCAGTCACAATGGAGGATCTCAATGAGATGCGGTACCTAGAGCGATGTATCAAAGAAGCCATCAGACTGTACCCACCAGTGCCTTTTATCAGCcgtaaacttaataataatgtccAACTCA GTAATTACACTGTACCAGCTGGGACATTATGCcacattcacatttatgatTTGCATCGCCTGGAGAGCTTGTACCCGAATCCTGACAAATTCGACCCGGACAGGTTTTTGCCAGAAAATGTTGCTAAACGTCACAACTACGCCTACATACCGTTCAGTGCTGGACCCAGAAATTGTATAG GACAAAAGTTTGCAATGATGCAAATGAAAACTGCAGTGTCCGCCATCTTGCGTAACTTCAAGTTGCTCCCCGTCACTGGCTGTTCAGATTTGCAGTTTCAAtctgatttaatattaaggaACTCGAAGCCTGTGTttgtgaaatttgtaaaaagagga